From the genome of Miscanthus floridulus cultivar M001 chromosome 10, ASM1932011v1, whole genome shotgun sequence, one region includes:
- the LOC136487926 gene encoding probable E3 ubiquitin-protein ligase ATL44, with product MTTDDLGALLSFLVGIFLMIVVMAACSYSRRRQEDDNNRRQEAAALLDSVSHPRRNAGAAGGRDDHTSAATTTVADQAASAAAEECAICLVQFEDGDCCSVMPGCRHEFHRSCITKWLTANNNTCPLCRGQLEWIAVTHDHDMAV from the coding sequence ATGACGACGGACGACCTAGGGGCTTTGCTCAGCTTCCTCGTTGGCATTTTTCTGATGATCGTCGTAATGGCCGCCTGCTCCTACAGTCGACGCCGCCAGGAGGACGATAACAACCGGCGGCAGGAGGCAGCGGCCCTGCTGGACTCCGTCTCGCACCCTCGACGGAACGCTGGCGCTGCCGGCGGCAGGGACGACCACACGTCGGCTGCGACGACGACGGTAGCAGATCAGGCGGCGTCGGCGGCAGCGGAGGAGTGCGCGATCTGCTTGGTCCAGTTCGAGGACGGCGACTGTTGCAGCGTCATGCCCGGCTGCCGCCACGAGTTCCACCGGAGCTGCATTACCAAGTGGCTGACGGCGAACAACAACACGTGCCCACTGTGTAGGGGTCAACTAGAATGGATTGCTGTTACTCATGATCATGACATGGCGGTGTAG
- the LOC136487927 gene encoding probable E3 ubiquitin-protein ligase ATL44, translating to MMGWDELGDWITWGLVIFLALVAVAVLINVVCQAMYAFGRSLRGGTKTPALSLEEVLERIPDVPYQELPGGAGGAAADDDDRETCVICVAPYEPGETFGVLPGCRHVFHKLCVAKWLRQNSTCPLCRAAFTVTDDARQANAVSAVENMV from the coding sequence ATGATGGGTTGGGACGAGCTCGGCGATTGGATCACATGGGGACTAGTCATCTTCCTGGCGCTGGTGGCCGTCGCCGTGCTTATCAACGTCGTCTGCCAGGCGATGTATGCCTTCGGGCGAAGCCTCCGCGGCGGCACCAAGACGCCGGCGCTGTCCCTCGAGGAGGTGCTGGAGAGGATACCGGACGTCCCGTACCAGGAGCTCCCTGGTGGCgccggcggcgcggcggccgACGACGATGATAGGGAGACGTGCGTCATCTGCGTGGCGCCCTACGAGCCCGGCGAGACCTTCGGCGTCCTGCCGGGGTGCAGGCACGTGTTCCACAAGCTCTGCGTCGCTAAGTGGCTGCGGCAGAACAGCACCTGCCCGCTCTGTAGGGCAGCTTTCACCGTGACTGATGACGCGCGACAGGCCAACGCCGTTAGCGCCGTAGAGAACATGGTCTAG